The Streptomyces camelliae genome window below encodes:
- a CDS encoding DUF6458 family protein: protein MGLGGCIILLAAGAILTFATDWHMKGVNLPVVGLILMAVGLIGVVTFTGIARRRRVVVPPTTPVVEEEAHRHHHVDGYHDGYGV, encoded by the coding sequence ATGGGGCTCGGCGGATGCATCATCCTCCTCGCCGCGGGAGCCATCCTGACGTTCGCGACCGACTGGCACATGAAGGGCGTCAACCTCCCGGTCGTCGGGCTGATCCTGATGGCCGTGGGACTGATCGGCGTCGTGACGTTCACAGGGATCGCGCGGCGCCGGCGGGTCGTGGTCCCGCCGACGACACCGGTGGTGGAGGAGGAAGCCCACCGCCACCACCATGTCGACGGCTACCACGACGGCTACGGCGTCTGA
- a CDS encoding acyl-CoA dehydrogenase, which produces MGHYKSNLRDIEFNLFEVLGRDKVYGTGPFEEMDVDTAKSVLEELTRLSENELAESFADADRNPPVFDPETNTAPVPASFKKSYQAFMDSEYWRLGLPEEIGGTTSPRSLIWAYAELILGANPAVWMYSSGPAFAGILFEEGNEVQKHIAKIAVEKQWGSTMVLTEPDAGSDVGAGRTKAVQQEDGSWHIEGVKRFITSGEHDMSENILHYVLARPEGAGPGTKGLSLFLVPKYTFDFETGELGERNGVYATNVEHKMGLKASNTCEMTFGDQHPAKGWLIGDKHDGIRQMFRIIEFARMMVGTKAISTLSTGYLNALEYAKERVQGPDLANFMDKSAPKVTITHHPDVRRSLITQKAYAEGMRALVLYTASVQDAIQVKEANGEDASAEHALNDLLLPIVKGYGSEKGYEQLAQSLQTFGGSGFLQEYPIEQYIRDSKIDTLYEGTTAIQGQDFFFRKIVRNQGAALNALAEDIKKFLALGTGGEELAGAREHLAKAAVELEAIVGLMLTDLAATEQDTKNIYKVGLNTTRLLMASGDVVVGYLLLKGAAIAAEKLATASAKDQAFYTGKIAAAKFFAANVLPGVTLARKVAGNVELDLMELDEAAF; this is translated from the coding sequence ATGGGGCACTACAAGTCGAATCTCCGCGACATCGAGTTCAACCTCTTCGAGGTACTGGGGCGCGACAAGGTGTACGGCACCGGCCCGTTCGAGGAGATGGACGTCGACACCGCCAAGAGCGTCCTGGAGGAGCTGACCCGCCTCTCCGAGAACGAGCTGGCCGAGTCCTTCGCCGACGCCGACCGCAACCCGCCGGTCTTCGACCCGGAGACCAACACCGCGCCCGTCCCGGCATCCTTCAAGAAGAGCTACCAGGCCTTCATGGACTCCGAGTACTGGCGGCTCGGCCTGCCCGAGGAGATCGGCGGCACCACCTCGCCGCGCTCCCTGATCTGGGCCTACGCCGAGCTGATCCTGGGCGCCAACCCGGCCGTGTGGATGTACTCCTCGGGCCCGGCCTTCGCCGGCATCCTCTTCGAGGAGGGCAACGAGGTCCAGAAGCACATCGCCAAGATCGCCGTGGAGAAGCAGTGGGGCTCCACGATGGTGCTCACCGAGCCCGACGCGGGCTCCGACGTGGGCGCCGGCCGCACCAAGGCGGTCCAGCAGGAGGACGGCTCCTGGCACATCGAGGGCGTGAAGCGCTTCATCACCTCCGGTGAGCATGACATGTCGGAGAACATCCTCCACTACGTCCTCGCCCGCCCCGAGGGCGCCGGCCCCGGCACCAAGGGCCTGTCCCTGTTCCTCGTGCCGAAGTACACCTTCGACTTCGAGACCGGCGAGCTGGGCGAGCGCAACGGCGTCTACGCCACCAACGTCGAGCACAAGATGGGCCTGAAGGCCTCCAACACCTGCGAGATGACCTTCGGCGACCAGCACCCCGCCAAGGGCTGGCTCATCGGCGACAAGCACGACGGCATCCGCCAGATGTTCCGCATCATCGAGTTCGCCCGCATGATGGTCGGCACGAAGGCGATCTCCACGCTGTCCACGGGCTACCTGAACGCGCTGGAGTACGCCAAGGAGCGCGTCCAGGGTCCCGACCTGGCGAACTTCATGGACAAGAGCGCGCCCAAGGTCACCATCACCCACCACCCGGACGTGCGCCGCTCGCTGATCACGCAGAAGGCGTACGCGGAGGGCATGCGCGCCCTGGTGCTGTACACCGCCTCGGTCCAGGACGCGATCCAGGTCAAGGAGGCGAACGGCGAGGACGCCTCCGCCGAGCACGCGCTGAACGACCTGCTGCTGCCCATCGTCAAGGGCTACGGCTCCGAGAAGGGCTACGAGCAGCTCGCCCAGTCGCTGCAGACCTTCGGCGGCTCCGGCTTCCTGCAGGAGTACCCGATCGAGCAGTACATCCGGGACTCCAAGATCGACACCCTGTACGAGGGCACCACGGCGATCCAGGGCCAGGACTTCTTCTTCCGGAAGATCGTCCGCAACCAGGGCGCCGCGCTGAACGCCCTCGCCGAGGACATCAAGAAGTTCCTGGCGCTCGGCACCGGCGGCGAGGAGCTGGCCGGCGCCCGTGAGCACCTGGCCAAGGCCGCCGTGGAGCTGGAGGCGATCGTCGGCCTCATGCTGACCGACCTCGCGGCCACCGAGCAGGACACCAAGAACATCTACAAGGTGGGCCTGAACACCACCCGCCTGCTCATGGCCTCCGGTGACGTCGTCGTCGGCTACCTGCTGCTCAAGGGCGCCGCGATCGCCGCCGAGAAGCTGGCCACCGCCTCGGCGAAGGACCAGGCCTTCTACACCGGCAAGATCGCCGCGGCGAAGTTCTTCGCGGCGAACGTCCTGCCGGGCGTCACCCTGGCCCGCAAGGTCGCCGGGAATGTCGAGCTGGACCTGATGGAGCTGGACGAGGCCGCGTTCTAG
- a CDS encoding AI-2E family transporter — protein sequence MQLLPDPVRRLGAWCVVLLLVAGVGWVGVRLCGEFRTAVTPVLLALLGTALLGPLYRQLVRAGVQPSIAAGLTCVAVVAVVGGAVYIVVAALIDTGDQIIASLRDAAKGVSRHFGAAGTGLDNLAANSRQLLGKFGGTAVSNVISGVSVAAESVAMAVLALLLVFFFLRDSHRAVEMLRAVAPGDTADTLEAVCRRAFEAVEGFMRGTTLIALIDALCITIGLLILRVPGAIGLGSLVFVGAYIPYLGAFISGAVAVLVALADRGFVIALWALGVVLAVQVLEGHVLQPVIQSRTVQMHPAVVMLAITAGASVAGILGMLLAVPLTAAAFGVVQEVRARYAAPADASPDSASNPSPDSASNPSPDSASDASPDS from the coding sequence GTGCAGCTGCTCCCCGACCCCGTTCGCCGGCTCGGCGCCTGGTGTGTCGTGCTGTTGCTCGTCGCCGGGGTGGGGTGGGTGGGGGTGCGGTTGTGCGGGGAGTTCCGTACGGCCGTCACGCCGGTGCTGCTCGCGCTGCTCGGGACCGCGTTGCTCGGGCCGTTGTACCGGCAGCTGGTGCGGGCGGGGGTGCAGCCGTCGATCGCGGCCGGGCTGACCTGCGTCGCCGTCGTGGCCGTCGTCGGCGGTGCCGTCTACATCGTCGTCGCCGCGCTCATCGACACCGGCGACCAGATCATCGCCTCGCTGCGCGATGCCGCCAAGGGGGTCTCCCGGCACTTCGGGGCCGCCGGGACCGGGCTCGACAATCTCGCCGCCAACTCCCGTCAGCTGCTGGGCAAGTTCGGCGGGACGGCCGTGTCCAATGTGATCAGCGGGGTCAGCGTCGCCGCCGAGAGCGTCGCCATGGCCGTACTGGCCCTGCTGCTCGTCTTCTTCTTTCTGCGCGACTCCCACCGAGCCGTCGAGATGCTGCGCGCCGTCGCGCCCGGCGACACCGCCGACACCCTGGAGGCCGTCTGCCGGCGGGCCTTCGAGGCGGTGGAGGGGTTCATGCGGGGCACCACGCTCATCGCGCTCATCGACGCCCTCTGCATCACCATCGGGCTGCTGATCCTCCGAGTGCCCGGCGCGATCGGGCTCGGCTCGCTGGTCTTCGTCGGCGCCTACATCCCCTATCTCGGCGCTTTCATCTCCGGCGCGGTGGCCGTCCTGGTCGCCCTCGCCGACCGTGGCTTCGTCATCGCGCTGTGGGCGCTCGGTGTCGTGCTCGCCGTGCAGGTGCTGGAGGGGCATGTGCTCCAGCCGGTCATCCAGAGCCGCACCGTGCAGATGCATCCGGCGGTCGTCATGCTCGCCATCACCGCCGGGGCGTCCGTCGCCGGGATCCTCGGCATGCTGCTCGCCGTACCGCTGACGGCCGCCGCCTTCGGGGTCGTACAGGAGGTACGGGCCCGTTACGCGGCCCCCGCCGACGCGTCCCCCGACTCGGCCTCAAACCCGTCCCCCGACTCGGCCTCAAACCCGTCCCCCGACTCGGCCTCCGACGCGTCCCCCGACTCGTAG
- a CDS encoding M18 family aminopeptidase encodes MSAPARFDRGHTDDLMSFLAAGASPYHAVATTAERLEKAGFRQVAETDAWEGTSGGKYVLRGGAIVAWYVPEGGEPHTPFHIIGAHTDSPNLRIKPRPDTGAHGWRQVAVEIYGGPLMNSWLDRDLGLAGRLTLRDGSSVLVNVDRPLLRVPQLAIHLDRSVSTEGLKLDKQRHLQPVWGLGDDVREGDLIAFLEQEAGLAAGSVAGWDLMVHPVEPPAYLGRDRELLAGPRMDNLLSVHAGAAALAAVATSGAPLTRIPVLAAFDHEENGSQSDTGADGPLLGSVLERSVYARGGSYEDRARAFAGTVCLSSDTGHAVHPNYAERHDPTHHPRVNGGPILKVNVNNRYATDGSGRAIFAAACEKANVPFQSFVSNNSMPCGTTIGPITAARHGIRTVDIGVAILSMHSARELCGADDPFLLANALTAFLEG; translated from the coding sequence ATGAGCGCACCAGCCCGCTTCGACCGCGGCCACACCGACGACCTGATGTCCTTCCTGGCGGCCGGAGCGTCGCCGTACCACGCGGTGGCCACCACCGCGGAGCGGCTGGAGAAGGCGGGCTTCCGGCAGGTCGCGGAGACGGACGCCTGGGAGGGGACGAGCGGCGGCAAGTACGTGCTGCGCGGCGGTGCGATCGTCGCCTGGTACGTCCCCGAGGGCGGCGAACCGCACACCCCCTTCCACATCATCGGCGCCCACACCGACTCCCCCAACCTGCGCATCAAGCCGCGGCCGGACACCGGGGCACACGGCTGGCGCCAGGTCGCCGTCGAGATCTACGGCGGCCCGCTGATGAACTCCTGGCTGGACCGCGACCTGGGCCTGGCCGGCCGCCTCACCCTGCGCGACGGCTCCTCGGTCCTGGTGAACGTGGACCGCCCGCTGCTGCGCGTGCCCCAACTCGCCATCCACCTGGACCGCTCGGTCTCCACGGAGGGCCTCAAGCTCGACAAGCAGCGGCACCTCCAGCCCGTGTGGGGCCTCGGCGACGACGTGCGCGAAGGGGACCTGATCGCCTTCCTGGAGCAGGAGGCGGGCCTGGCGGCCGGTTCCGTGGCGGGCTGGGACCTGATGGTGCACCCCGTGGAACCGCCGGCCTACCTCGGCCGGGACCGCGAGCTGCTCGCCGGGCCGCGCATGGACAACCTGCTGTCGGTGCACGCGGGCGCGGCCGCCCTGGCCGCCGTCGCGACCTCCGGCGCCCCGCTCACCCGTATCCCCGTGCTGGCCGCGTTCGACCACGAGGAGAACGGCTCCCAGTCGGACACCGGCGCCGACGGCCCGCTGCTCGGATCGGTCCTAGAGCGCTCGGTCTACGCGCGCGGCGGCTCCTACGAGGACCGGGCCCGCGCCTTCGCCGGCACGGTCTGTCTGTCCTCCGACACGGGCCACGCCGTCCACCCCAACTACGCCGAGCGCCACGACCCCACCCATCACCCCCGGGTCAACGGCGGCCCCATCCTCAAGGTCAACGTCAACAACCGCTACGCCACGGACGGTTCGGGCCGCGCCATCTTCGCCGCTGCCTGCGAGAAGGCGAACGTCCCCTTCCAGTCGTTCGTCTCCAACAACTCCATGCCGTGCGGCACCACGATCGGCCCGATCACCGCGGCCCGGCACGGCATCCGCACGGTCGACATCGGCGTGGCGATCCTGTCGATGCACAGCGCCCGCGAACTGTGCGGCGCCGACGACCCGTTCCTGCTGGCGAACGCCCTCACGGCCTTCCTGGAGGGCTAG
- a CDS encoding pirin family protein: MPAVTVENPLTLPRVTAPADAVARPVLAVTTAPSGFEGEGFPVRRAFAGINYRHLDPFIMMDQMGEVEYAPGEPKGTPWHPHRGFETVTYIIDGIFDHQDSNGGGGTITNGDTQWMTAGSGLLHIEAPPESLVVSGGLFHGLQLWVNLPAKDKMMAPRYQDIRGGQVQLLTSPDGGALLRVIAGELDGHQGPGITHTPITMIHATLAPGAEITLPWREDFNGLAYVLAGRGSVGTDRRPVHLGQTAVFGAGSSLTVRADERQDSHTPDLEVVLLGGQPIREPMAHYGPFVMNTREELQQAFEDFQKGRLGTVPAVHGMTESGPQG, translated from the coding sequence ATGCCTGCAGTGACCGTCGAGAACCCGTTGACGCTCCCCCGCGTGACCGCGCCGGCTGACGCCGTGGCCCGCCCCGTGCTGGCCGTCACGACCGCGCCGAGCGGCTTCGAGGGCGAGGGTTTCCCGGTGCGCCGGGCGTTCGCCGGGATCAACTACCGCCACCTCGACCCGTTCATCATGATGGATCAGATGGGAGAGGTGGAGTACGCGCCGGGCGAGCCCAAGGGCACCCCGTGGCATCCGCATCGTGGCTTCGAGACCGTCACCTACATCATCGACGGCATATTCGACCACCAGGACAGCAACGGCGGTGGCGGCACCATCACCAACGGCGACACCCAGTGGATGACCGCGGGCTCGGGACTGCTGCACATCGAGGCCCCGCCGGAGTCCCTCGTCGTGTCCGGCGGTCTCTTCCACGGCCTCCAGCTGTGGGTGAACCTGCCCGCCAAGGACAAGATGATGGCCCCGAGGTACCAGGACATCCGGGGTGGCCAGGTGCAGCTGCTCACCTCGCCCGACGGCGGCGCGCTGCTGCGGGTCATCGCGGGTGAGCTGGACGGCCACCAGGGTCCCGGCATCACGCACACGCCGATCACGATGATCCACGCGACCCTCGCCCCGGGCGCGGAGATCACCCTGCCCTGGCGGGAGGACTTCAACGGCCTGGCCTACGTCCTCGCGGGCCGCGGCAGTGTCGGTACGGACCGTCGGCCGGTGCACCTCGGCCAGACCGCGGTGTTCGGCGCCGGGTCCTCGCTGACCGTCCGCGCGGACGAGCGGCAGGACAGCCACACCCCGGACCTGGAGGTCGTCCTCCTCGGCGGACAGCCGATCCGTGAGCCCATGGCCCACTACGGCCCGTTCGTCATGAACACCCGCGAGGAACTCCAGCAGGCCTTCGAGGACTTCCAGAAGGGCAGGCTGGGCACCGTTCCCGCGGTGCACGGCATGACCGAGAGCGGTCCGCAGGGCTGA
- a CDS encoding SseB family protein encodes MYGYGQPMDGGAAQQQYAPPQQQMPGGVGGYGQQPPLYPEPSPPSLADAVRAFTTGQMSAEDFQQIFATSKVYCPRGDTPGFLALHNTQQPVIPMFTSLKELRRYAGKESKYFVITGAEVIDLLPTGYGFVLDMEGEHRMVFDAKAVEQMVDFAMRRMYGG; translated from the coding sequence ATGTACGGATACGGCCAGCCCATGGACGGCGGCGCTGCTCAGCAGCAGTACGCCCCGCCGCAGCAGCAGATGCCGGGCGGTGTCGGCGGGTACGGTCAGCAGCCGCCGCTCTACCCGGAGCCGTCCCCGCCCTCCCTCGCGGACGCGGTGCGCGCCTTCACCACCGGGCAGATGTCCGCCGAGGACTTCCAGCAGATCTTCGCCACGTCGAAGGTGTACTGCCCGCGCGGCGACACCCCCGGCTTCCTCGCCCTGCACAACACCCAGCAGCCGGTGATCCCGATGTTCACCTCGCTCAAGGAGCTGCGCCGGTACGCGGGCAAGGAGTCCAAGTACTTCGTGATCACGGGGGCGGAGGTCATCGATCTCCTTCCGACCGGCTACGGCTTCGTCCTGGACATGGAGGGCGAGCACCGGATGGTGTTCGACGCGAAGGCGGTCGAGCAGATGGTCGACTTCGCGATGCGCCGGATGTACGGCGGCTGA
- a CDS encoding SpoIIE family protein phosphatase, with translation MRTSEPLPAIGDVLAALATGLWHWDTAAGLVTVDAEAARLLGLPAEPVTLTEVEARARLHPVDWNEITGVIPLAVDKGTLAEVRIRIMDEQGNVLRVVRSRSKPSYDPERQAYELIGTLQEVTEPTPGTPAGRSAVTGDWRRSREAFLLDAGRALAEARSTAEVLRVAYGLSMPGFSPDGLVVFGAEGDRLTIIGQHGHEPGDMNPFSNMPLTTDYPAAEVARTGRAVYLSSPEEYKERYPVTWPLARPFGRRSWAFLPLTVAGRTMGAWMAAFAYPVAFTPDERAVLTTVARMLAQALTRAVAAESERELTEGLQRSMLPSLGPDIPGMRMAARYIPTGGGLQVGGDWYDMIALPSGRFALVVGDVQGHDVRAAGLMGQLRIALRAYASEGHRPDAVLARASRFLHGITHDVRNGETADGPADEPSDLRFATCVYAEVDPATGMLEIARAGHPDPAIRMADGTVMMRPTAGGLPLGIDPDADYPTTRFALGPGETMTLCTDGLIETGGHDMESGWGRLRAILEEHEDDPDLESLADALVQGVHGPSSHHTTGPLADRREDDIALVLLSRPLDGTVRPAVRRTLLSVAQDEPDRISEARQHLRELLHDWVSPEQTDAAVLLVSEMVTNVLVHTDADALLLAEAIGELGTRRLRVEVTDAGDDLPHRRRPGELASSGRGLMLIELLADAWGVDPRGEGKSIWFELYESGDASEAESGDGFEAESGDGFEAESGDASAGAA, from the coding sequence ATGCGTACAAGCGAGCCGCTTCCGGCCATCGGGGACGTCCTCGCCGCCCTCGCGACCGGGCTGTGGCACTGGGACACGGCCGCCGGCCTGGTCACCGTCGACGCGGAGGCGGCGCGGCTCCTCGGCCTGCCCGCGGAGCCGGTCACGCTCACCGAGGTCGAGGCCCGGGCCCGGCTGCACCCCGTCGACTGGAACGAGATCACCGGGGTGATCCCGCTGGCGGTGGACAAGGGCACGCTCGCCGAGGTGCGCATCCGGATCATGGACGAGCAGGGCAACGTCCTGCGGGTCGTCCGCAGCCGGTCGAAGCCGTCGTACGACCCCGAGCGGCAGGCGTACGAGCTGATCGGCACCCTCCAGGAGGTCACCGAGCCGACCCCGGGCACGCCGGCCGGACGCAGCGCGGTCACCGGGGACTGGCGCCGCTCGCGCGAGGCGTTCCTGCTGGACGCGGGCCGGGCGCTGGCGGAGGCCCGGTCCACGGCGGAGGTGCTGCGAGTGGCGTACGGCCTGTCGATGCCGGGCTTCTCGCCGGACGGGCTCGTGGTGTTCGGCGCCGAGGGCGACCGGCTGACGATCATCGGCCAGCACGGGCACGAACCCGGCGACATGAACCCCTTCTCGAACATGCCGCTGACCACCGACTACCCGGCCGCCGAGGTCGCCCGCACCGGACGCGCCGTCTACCTCTCCTCGCCGGAGGAGTACAAGGAGCGCTACCCGGTCACCTGGCCGCTGGCCCGGCCCTTCGGCCGACGGTCCTGGGCCTTCCTGCCGCTGACGGTCGCCGGGCGCACGATGGGCGCCTGGATGGCCGCCTTCGCCTACCCGGTGGCGTTCACGCCCGACGAGCGCGCGGTCCTCACCACGGTCGCCCGGATGCTCGCCCAGGCCCTGACCCGGGCCGTCGCCGCCGAGTCCGAGCGGGAGCTGACGGAGGGCCTCCAGCGCTCCATGCTGCCCTCGCTCGGCCCCGACATCCCGGGCATGCGGATGGCCGCCCGGTACATCCCGACCGGCGGCGGACTCCAGGTCGGCGGCGACTGGTACGACATGATCGCACTGCCCTCCGGCCGCTTCGCGCTGGTCGTCGGGGACGTCCAGGGCCATGACGTACGCGCGGCGGGCCTCATGGGCCAGCTGCGCATCGCCCTGCGCGCCTATGCCTCCGAGGGCCACCGCCCGGACGCCGTGCTCGCCCGGGCCTCCCGTTTCCTGCACGGCATCACGCACGACGTCCGGAACGGCGAGACGGCCGACGGGCCGGCGGACGAGCCGTCCGACCTGCGCTTCGCGACCTGCGTGTACGCGGAGGTCGACCCCGCGACCGGGATGCTGGAGATCGCCCGCGCCGGGCACCCGGACCCGGCGATCCGGATGGCCGACGGCACGGTGATGATGCGGCCGACGGCGGGCGGGCTGCCGCTGGGCATCGACCCGGACGCCGACTATCCGACGACCCGGTTCGCCCTCGGGCCCGGCGAGACGATGACCCTGTGCACCGACGGGCTGATCGAGACCGGCGGGCACGACATGGAGAGCGGCTGGGGGCGGCTGCGGGCGATCCTGGAGGAGCACGAGGACGATCCCGACCTGGAGTCGCTGGCCGACGCACTGGTGCAGGGCGTGCACGGACCGTCCTCGCACCACACCACCGGCCCGCTGGCCGACCGCCGCGAGGACGACATCGCGCTGGTGCTGCTGAGCCGGCCGCTGGACGGCACGGTACGGCCGGCGGTCCGGCGCACACTGCTGTCGGTGGCCCAGGACGAGCCGGACCGGATCTCCGAGGCCCGCCAGCACCTGCGCGAGCTGCTGCACGACTGGGTCTCGCCGGAGCAGACCGACGCGGCGGTGCTGCTGGTCTCGGAGATGGTCACCAACGTCCTCGTCCACACCGACGCCGACGCGCTGCTGCTGGCCGAGGCCATCGGCGAGCTGGGTACGCGCCGGCTCCGGGTCGAGGTCACCGACGCGGGCGACGACCTCCCGCACCGGCGACGGCCCGGCGAGCTGGCCTCCTCCGGGCGCGGTCTGATGCTGATCGAGCTGCTCGCCGACGCCTGGGGAGTGGACCCGCGGGGCGAGGGCAAGAGCATCTGGTTCGAGCTCTACGAGTCGGGGGACGCGTCGGAGGCCGAGTCGGGGGACGGGTTTGAGGCCGAGTCGGGGGACGGGTTTGAGGCCGAGTCGGGGGACGCGTCGGCGGGGGCCGCGTAA